From the genome of Methanofastidiosum sp.:
AATGTTTATTACATTCATCAATTAACCTAAACACTAAACTTGAGTTTTCTCCAAGTTTCACTGCTTTTTGTAAGTATTTTAAAGCTTTCTTCTTATTTCCCATTGCAATATAAATTTCAGCTTTTGTGACATATCCATTTCCATATTTTGGTTCAATCTTAATAGCTTGATCTATGTCCTCTAAAGCTTTTTCAAAATTCTTCATATTCAAATATACATCAGCTCTATTGTTATATAGTATATATTCATTTGGATTCTCGGGAATAAGTTTATTGTATGTTGATAAAGCAAGCTCAAGTTCTCCTTTTGCTTTCCTAATGTTTGTTAGATTAGTTATAGCCTGAAAATCTTTGGGATTTAATCCAATCACTTTCAACAAGTCATTCTCAGCTCCTAATGTATCTTTAAGGTTTGCTTTAGTAACTGATCTATTAATTAACAAATCCCTATCATTCGGTTTAATTTCTAGAGCTAAATTATAATCATCTAGCGATCCTTCGAAATCATTCATTTGTCTTTTAAGTGATGCTCTATTTGACAAAACCAAAGGGGAACTATTTCGTAGGTTGAATGCCTTATTATAAGAATCCATTGCTTCTTGAAATTTACCTTGTCTTCTTTGAGCTGTCCCTAAGTTTGAATA
Proteins encoded in this window:
- a CDS encoding tetratricopeptide repeat protein, whose translation is MKIMKKFLTLLISLVCISNILTAQSLDDYQQKASECFSKKDYKCAEEYFLASINLVDENFGDLYLLYSNLGTAQRRQGKFQEAMDSYNKAFNLRNSSPLVLSNRASLKRQMNDFEGSLDDYNLALEIKPNDRDLLINRSVTKANLKDTLGAENDLLKVIGLNPKDFQAITNLTNIRKAKGELELALSTYNKLIPENPNEYILYNNRADVYLNMKNFEKALEDIDQAIKIEPKYGNGYVTKAEIYIAMGNKKKALKYLQKAVKLGENSSLVFRLIDECNKH